The genomic region GGTCACGCCGCACACCGAGTTCCAGGCCCAGGCCTACATCCTGTCGAAGGACGAGGGTGGCCGTCACACCCCCTTCTTCAACAACTACCGCCCGCAGTTCTACTTCCGTACCACGGACGTGACGGGCGTGGTGACCCTTCCCGAGGGCACCGAGATGGTCATGCCGGGTGACAACACCCTCATGGACGTCGCGCTGATCCAGCCGGTCGCCATGGAAGAGGGCCTGAAGTTCGCCATCCGTGAGGGTGGCCGGACCGTGGGCGCCGGCCAGGTCACCAAGATCCTCAAGTAATTACTTGACGGTCTGACCTGGTAGCTCCGCACCAGAGCACCGAGAAGGGCCCCCGGCCCGCCGTTCGCGGCGGACCGGGGGCCCTTCTGCGTTGCCCGCGACTGTCTGGCCGGGGCGGTCGGCTACCGGGTGTAGGGGAGGACGAATTCGTAGTCCTGCGCGAGGAGTTGCGGCAGGTAGTCGGCGACGGCCTGAACGGTCTGGTCGCGGTTGCCGCCGCCGTCGTGCTGGAGGATGACGCTGCCCGGCGAGGCCCCGGTCAGTACCGCCTGCTCGATCTTGGACACTCCGGGACGCGCCCAGTCGTTGGTGTCGATGTTCCAGCCCAGCGGCTCCATGCCGAGGTCCGCGCAGATCGCCAGGGACTCCGCGTTCCAGTCGCCGTAGGGCGCGCGGCACCAGCGCGGGGGAGCACCCAGGGTCTTCTCGATGATCTCGCTGGTGCGGCCCAGCTGGTCCCTGACCTGTGCGCCGGAGAGCTTGGTGAGCTGGGGATGGGTGTACGAGTGGTTGGCGATCTGGTGGCCCTCGGCGGAGACGGCGTGGAGCAGTTCGGGGAACGCGGTGGCGTTCTCGCCGATGACGAAGAACGTCGCCCGGATCCGGTACTTGCGCAGCACCGCCAGGACCTGCGGGGTGTTCACCGGGTGCGGGCCGTCGTCGAAGGTGAGCGCGATCCTGCGGCCCTTCGGGGCGGGGAGGACGTACTCCGCCGACGTACGGACCTGGGCGTGCGCCGGGGGCACCCCCATGGAGCTGTCGCCCGCGATGGCCCGCAGCCGGAAGTGCTCGGGGTTCTGTCGTACCCCGGGCCGTACGGCGGCGGGGCCCGCGGCTCCGGTCACGGGAGCACTCGGGGTGGGTGTCGCCGGTGGCGTTCCGCTGCCCTTGGGGCCGGGGGTTCCCCGGGAGGCCCCCCGGTCCGGAGCGATGTTCAGGACGTCCGTGGCGAAGGCCGCGCACATCACGCCGGTGGCGATGGCGGCGGTCAGGAATTGCCTTCGTGATTTTGTGTGATGATCTGATTGCATGCCTATGGCGATGCCACAGAGCTGTCCCTGGATGTCGAAGCCGCGCCCACCGGGGTCCGGGAGA from Streptomyces sp. NBC_01267 harbors:
- a CDS encoding polysaccharide deacetylase family protein, with the protein product MQSDHHTKSRRQFLTAAIATGVMCAAFATDVLNIAPDRGASRGTPGPKGSGTPPATPTPSAPVTGAAGPAAVRPGVRQNPEHFRLRAIAGDSSMGVPPAHAQVRTSAEYVLPAPKGRRIALTFDDGPHPVNTPQVLAVLRKYRIRATFFVIGENATAFPELLHAVSAEGHQIANHSYTHPQLTKLSGAQVRDQLGRTSEIIEKTLGAPPRWCRAPYGDWNAESLAICADLGMEPLGWNIDTNDWARPGVSKIEQAVLTGASPGSVILQHDGGGNRDQTVQAVADYLPQLLAQDYEFVLPYTR